One Acanthopagrus latus isolate v.2019 chromosome 12, fAcaLat1.1, whole genome shotgun sequence genomic region harbors:
- the LOC119029447 gene encoding prosaposin-like, with product MAWLKITLLLFIYLEGSALASAINFDGLQDVPDAPRANGDVCKDCTQIFQLLDDLLSNKDLQKKVMDGIEKICNHLPGAAAKICKDEVEKMLPVAVNILTSVVKPEQICKIIGLCGSCDKQDKMLRYFVEEAFQVAMTSENVQPTTHCTFCIFLVKTLEDLLPKERTEGAVIELLEEICHILPSKFQSQCEAMVGMFTKTVLDAILSHATPQAICALIHMCKGQEAPLVDPCTLATYRCRDMNTALRCGTMFYCQKFVWKSLTYDRI from the exons ATGGCCTGGCTCAAGATTACTTTGCTTCTCTTCATTTATCTTGAAGGCAGTG CTCTGGCTTCAGCTATTAATTTCGACGGTTTGCAAGATGTTCCAGATGCCCCCAGAGCA aatGGGGACGTCTGCAAGGATTGCACTCAAATATTTCAACTCCTCGATGACCTGCTCTCCAACAAAGACCTCCAG aaaaagGTCATGGATGGCATTGAAAAAATCTGTAACCACCTGCCCGGTGCAGCTGCCAAAATCTGCAAAGACGAAGTGGAGAAGATGCTCCCAGTGGCAGTCAACATCCTTACCTCTGTTGTA AAACCGGAGCAGATCTGCAAAATCATTGGGCTCTGCGGGTCCTGTGACAAGCAGGACAAGATGCTCCGGTATTTCGTAGAGGAGGCCTTCCAGGTTGCTATGACGAGTGAAAAT GTACAGCCCACAACACATTGCACCTTCTGCATTTTTCTCGTCAAGACTTTGGAGGACTTGCTGCCTAAAGAAAGGACTGAG gGGGCTGTGATTGAACTGCTTGAGGAGATTTGCCATATTTTGCCTTCCAAATTCCAAAGCCAGTGCGAAGCTATGGTTGGCATGTTCACCAAGACTGTGCTGGACGCCATCCTGAGCCACGCCACCCCTCAGGCCATCTGTGCTCTCATCCACATGTGCAAAGGGCAGGAGGCTCCTCTTGTTG acccCTGCACTTTGGCAACATACAGGTGCAGAGACATGAACACTGCCCTGAGATGTGGA ACGATGTTCTACTGTCAGAAGTTTGTCTGGAAGTCTCTCACCTATGACAGGATTTAA